From one Rhodoferax sp. PAMC 29310 genomic stretch:
- a CDS encoding valine--tRNA ligase has product MNDELQQPGLNSLSKSFEPAAIEAQWGPEWERREYGQAGYRGTKAAKPGAEAFAIQLPPPNVTGTLHMGHAFNQTIMDSLTRYHRMRGANTAWIPGTDHAGIATQIVVERQLQAQKISRHDLGRKNFVSKVWEWKEKSGDTITTQMRRMGDSVDWSREYFTMDDKLSKTVTETFVQLFEQGLIYRGKRLVNWDPVLQSAVSDLEVESEEEDGSMWHISYPFTDGAQTVAGETVLGLTVATTRPETMLGDVAVMVHPEDERYQHLIGKHVNLPLCDRAIPIIADDYVDKAFGTGVVKVTPAHDQNDYAVGQRHKLAMICVLTLDAKINDQAPEVYQGLDRFVARKKIVADLEALGLLVEVKKHKLMVPRCARTGQVIEPMLTDQWFVAMSKVSEKDPTGKSIAQKAVDAVESGAVKFVPENWVNTYNQWMNNIQDWCISRQLWWGHQIPAWYDEDGKVYVARNEAEAQAQAPGKTLTRDEDVLDTWYSSALVPFSTMGWPEKTEDFDLYLPSSVLVTGYDIIFFWVARMIMMTTHFTGQVPFKHVYIHGLVRDAQGKKMSKSEGNVLDPVDLIDGIALPELLAKRSEGLRKPETAPQVRKNTEKEFPVGIPAFGADALRFTFASLASLGRSINFDSKRCEGYRNFCNKLWNASRFVLMNCEGQDCGLNEHTAEECAVGAETPSYLEFSQADRWIVSLLQKTEADVAKGFEDYRLDNVANTIYDFVWNEFCDWYLEIAKVQIQTGNDAQKRATRRTLIRTLETILRMAHPLIPFITEELWQIVAPVAGRAGESVAIADYPVSQPERIDEDAIAHVAKLKHLVDVCRTLRGEMNVSPSTRLPLFVVAGQPEEAAFLKETAPILQALAKLNEVRVFDDEAAWATAAESAPVAVVGTARVCLYMEVDVGAEKLRLGKELARLEGEVVKTEGKLSNEAFVARAPAAVIDLERKRMADFASTITKIKEQLARLG; this is encoded by the coding sequence ATGAACGACGAACTGCAACAACCTGGCCTGAACAGCCTGTCCAAATCCTTTGAGCCTGCCGCCATCGAGGCCCAGTGGGGGCCGGAGTGGGAACGTCGGGAATATGGCCAGGCGGGTTACCGCGGCACCAAGGCCGCCAAGCCGGGCGCAGAGGCGTTTGCCATCCAGTTGCCGCCGCCCAATGTCACCGGCACGCTTCACATGGGGCATGCGTTCAACCAGACGATCATGGACTCGCTGACCCGATACCACCGCATGCGGGGTGCCAATACCGCCTGGATTCCCGGCACCGACCACGCCGGCATTGCCACCCAAATCGTGGTGGAACGCCAGTTGCAGGCGCAAAAGATCAGCCGCCATGACTTGGGCCGCAAGAATTTCGTCTCCAAAGTCTGGGAGTGGAAAGAAAAGTCTGGCGACACCATCACCACCCAGATGCGCCGCATGGGCGACAGCGTGGACTGGAGCCGCGAATACTTCACCATGGACGACAAGCTCTCCAAAACGGTGACTGAGACCTTTGTTCAGCTGTTTGAGCAAGGCCTGATTTACCGCGGCAAGCGCTTGGTGAACTGGGACCCCGTGTTGCAAAGCGCGGTGAGCGACCTAGAGGTGGAAAGCGAAGAAGAAGACGGCTCGATGTGGCACATCTCGTACCCGTTCACCGACGGCGCACAAACTGTCGCTGGCGAAACCGTGCTGGGCCTGACGGTGGCCACCACCCGACCTGAGACCATGCTGGGCGACGTGGCGGTGATGGTTCATCCCGAAGACGAACGCTACCAGCACCTGATTGGCAAACACGTCAACCTGCCGCTGTGCGACCGCGCCATTCCCATCATTGCTGACGACTACGTTGACAAAGCCTTTGGCACCGGCGTGGTCAAGGTCACCCCCGCCCACGACCAAAACGACTATGCCGTCGGACAGCGCCACAAGCTAGCCATGATCTGCGTGCTGACGCTGGACGCCAAGATCAACGACCAGGCCCCTGAGGTTTACCAAGGGCTGGACCGTTTTGTGGCCCGCAAGAAGATCGTGGCTGACCTGGAAGCGCTGGGTCTGCTGGTCGAGGTCAAGAAACACAAACTCATGGTGCCGCGCTGCGCCCGCACCGGCCAGGTCATTGAGCCGATGCTGACGGACCAGTGGTTTGTCGCCATGAGCAAGGTCAGTGAGAAAGACCCCACTGGCAAATCCATCGCCCAAAAAGCCGTGGACGCCGTGGAGTCTGGCGCGGTCAAGTTTGTGCCGGAGAACTGGGTCAACACCTACAACCAGTGGATGAACAACATCCAGGACTGGTGCATTTCCCGCCAACTGTGGTGGGGCCACCAGATTCCGGCCTGGTACGACGAAGACGGCAAAGTCTATGTCGCCCGCAACGAGGCCGAAGCGCAAGCCCAGGCCCCCGGCAAAACGCTGACGCGCGACGAAGACGTGCTGGACACATGGTATTCGTCCGCACTGGTGCCCTTCAGCACCATGGGTTGGCCTGAAAAGACCGAAGATTTTGACCTCTACCTGCCCTCCTCCGTGCTGGTGACGGGCTACGACATCATCTTCTTCTGGGTCGCCCGGATGATCATGATGACCACCCACTTCACGGGACAAGTGCCGTTCAAACACGTTTACATCCACGGTTTGGTGCGCGACGCGCAGGGCAAAAAGATGAGTAAGTCTGAAGGCAATGTGCTTGACCCGGTGGACTTGATCGACGGCATTGCCCTGCCCGAGTTGCTGGCCAAACGCTCTGAAGGCCTGCGCAAGCCCGAAACCGCGCCACAAGTGCGCAAGAACACCGAAAAAGAGTTCCCCGTCGGCATTCCCGCCTTTGGCGCCGATGCGCTGCGATTCACCTTCGCCTCGCTGGCCTCATTGGGACGCAGCATCAATTTCGACTCCAAGCGCTGCGAAGGCTATCGCAACTTCTGCAACAAGCTCTGGAATGCCAGCCGCTTTGTGCTGATGAACTGCGAAGGCCAGGACTGCGGACTGAACGAACACACAGCCGAAGAGTGTGCCGTGGGCGCTGAGACGCCCAGCTACCTGGAATTCAGTCAGGCAGACCGCTGGATCGTGTCATTGCTGCAAAAAACAGAGGCTGACGTTGCCAAAGGGTTTGAAGACTACCGCCTGGACAACGTGGCCAACACGATCTATGACTTTGTCTGGAACGAGTTTTGTGACTGGTACCTCGAAATTGCCAAAGTGCAAATTCAGACCGGCAACGACGCCCAAAAGCGCGCCACCCGCCGCACCCTGATTCGCACACTGGAAACCATTCTGCGAATGGCCCACCCCCTGATTCCGTTCATCACGGAAGAGTTATGGCAAATTGTGGCACCAGTGGCCGGTCGGGCGGGTGAGTCCGTGGCCATTGCCGACTACCCCGTCAGCCAGCCTGAGCGCATTGACGAGGACGCCATTGCCCATGTGGCCAAGCTCAAGCACCTGGTGGACGTTTGCCGCACCTTGCGCGGCGAGATGAATGTGTCGCCATCCACCCGTTTGCCCTTGTTTGTGGTGGCCGGGCAGCCGGAAGAAGCTGCGTTCCTGAAAGAGACCGCCCCGATTCTGCAAGCGCTGGCCAAATTGAACGAAGTGCGCGTGTTCGACGACGAAGCCGCTTGGGCAACCGCCGCTGAATCAGCCCCCGTGGCCGTGGTCGGCACCGCACGGGTTTGCCTCTACATGGAAGTGGATGTGGGCGCGGAGAAGCTGCGCTTGGGCAAAGAGTTGGCACGCCTCGAAGGAGAAGTCGTCAAAACCGAAGGCAAGCTCAGCAACGAAGCCTTTGTGGCCCGTGCCCCTGCCGCCGTGATCGACTTGGAGCGCAAGCGCATGGCCGACTTTGCGTCCACTATCACCAAGATCAAAGAGCAATTGGCTCGCCTTGGCTAA
- a CDS encoding sulfurtransferase TusA family protein, whose amino-acid sequence MQIDKEVDTRGLNCPLPILKAKKALAEMQSGQTLKVVSSDSGSLRDFQAFAKQTGNELLEQETVGDEFIHVMRRR is encoded by the coding sequence ATGCAAATCGACAAAGAAGTGGATACCCGGGGCCTGAACTGTCCGCTGCCTATTCTGAAAGCGAAGAAGGCGCTGGCGGAGATGCAAAGCGGTCAGACGCTGAAGGTGGTTTCAAGCGACTCCGGTTCGTTGCGTGATTTTCAGGCGTTTGCCAAGCAAACGGGCAATGAATTGCTTGAGCAGGAAACCGTCGGCGATGAGTTTATTCATGTGATGCGTCGGCGCTGA
- the cysM gene encoding cysteine synthase CysM, producing the protein MKYPTIEDSIGKTPLVRLQRIGADDNKARGNVILGKLEGNNPAGSVKDRPALSMIKRAEERGDIKPGDTLIEATSGNTGIALAMAAAIKGYRMILIMPEDLSIERAQTMKAFGAELILTPKSGGIEYSRDLAEQMQRDGKGRVLDQFSNADNPRIHYETTGPEIWKATKGKITHFVSAMGTTGTITGVSRYLKEMNPAIKIVGVQPHEGSRIPGIRKWPQEYLPKIYNPETVDELLYVSQETAEEMCRRLAREEGIFAGISAAGACAVAQEIAARERNATIVFIVCDRGDRYLSTGVFPA; encoded by the coding sequence ATGAAATACCCCACTATTGAAGATTCCATCGGAAAAACACCGCTCGTTAGGTTGCAACGCATCGGTGCAGACGACAACAAGGCCCGAGGAAACGTCATTTTGGGCAAGTTGGAGGGCAACAACCCTGCCGGTTCGGTGAAAGACCGCCCGGCGCTGTCCATGATCAAGCGCGCGGAAGAGCGCGGCGACATCAAACCCGGCGACACTTTGATTGAGGCGACCTCCGGCAACACCGGCATTGCCCTGGCCATGGCGGCTGCCATCAAGGGCTACCGCATGATTTTGATCATGCCGGAGGATTTGTCCATTGAGCGGGCTCAGACTATGAAGGCCTTTGGGGCGGAGTTGATTCTGACACCCAAAAGCGGCGGCATTGAGTATTCGCGTGATCTGGCAGAGCAGATGCAGCGCGACGGCAAGGGCCGCGTGCTCGATCAGTTTTCCAACGCCGACAACCCGCGCATTCACTACGAAACAACTGGCCCCGAAATCTGGAAAGCCACCAAGGGAAAGATCACCCATTTTGTGAGCGCCATGGGCACCACCGGCACCATCACTGGGGTGTCCCGGTATTTGAAGGAAATGAACCCGGCCATCAAGATCGTGGGTGTGCAACCGCATGAGGGCTCGCGTATTCCGGGCATTCGCAAGTGGCCACAGGAGTACCTGCCCAAGATTTACAACCCCGAGACCGTAGACGAGTTGCTGTACGTCAGCCAGGAAACGGCCGAGGAGATGTGTCGGCGTTTGGCCCGGGAAGAGGGTATTTTTGCGGGTATTTCAGCCGCTGGCGCCTGTGCTGTGGCACAAGAAATTGCTGCCCGCGAGCGCAATGCCACCATTGTGTTCATCGTCTGCGACCGGGGTGACCGTTACTTGTCGACCGGGGTGTTTCCGGCTTGA
- a CDS encoding DUF927 domain-containing protein, which yields MAIQTTIIPELIRSALQYVPANVARDDWARVGMAIKSEFADSTGFDLFDEWSQTAEGYDPKATRSTWHSIKPGGGVGIGTLLHLAKENGYRLPKSPQVPNVPDPEISARLARERAERDQAAQVQQKAAQDRAASEAALLWQQAGETGTSAYLTRKGIQPHGVRFATDDCVLVPLCDASGELWNLQRIAPSKPANGGTDKLFLKNGRKSGLCHWLGLVPGLVATSDTSPAPAVLLVAEGYATAASVFEATGRPVAVAFDAGNLAHVVKAIHQAHPAALIVIAGDDDQATHAKTGHNPGRDKATAAARAVGGVAVFPEGLPAGASDFNDLHQASGLELVRCLVEAAIDAHQASKVAAHAAQTDKAKKPSPSKRRKASGPESADPVRIYDPFTVDESGVWFTGADQDGKAKPPDWICSPLNVEAHTRDQDGSGWGYYVAFADLLKVEKRWAMPARMLSADGGEYRAALLNMGLRISTTPRARNLLTQYIQTRAPEEFASCTDRIGWHGVAFVLPRETIGDDAERIVFQSDNAVENTFKTKGTAEQWRDRVGALCVGNSRMVFAVACAFAGPLLRPMGMESGGFHYRGDSSSGKTTALKLAASVNGGASYLQRWRATDNALEAIAAQHSDCLLILDELAQIDPKTAGECAYMLANEQGKARATRTGTPRTRQAWRLLFLSAGELGLADHMAEGQKRTRTGQEVRMADIPADAGAGLGAFENLHGYAGGAAFAKHITGAAQAVYGAPGRAWLEWLTTHAGSIKATIRTSSNALTAHLIPKDSSGQVERVGARFALVGAAGEMATAAGLTGWPVGESERAAAACFNAWLAARGGNGNGEVVAMLRAVRRFLETHGEGRFSMWHRSADDHAPKTLQRAGMRRMLNAEGEPIKTDASHQREYGERMPATLGENVSFEYFILAETFRAEVCQGFDYQAVCRVLLDHGCLAPDGGRPFDCRPRLPGVGPATCYRITPEIFNLEL from the coding sequence GTGGCCATACAAACTACTATCATCCCCGAGCTGATCCGCTCTGCCCTGCAATACGTGCCCGCCAACGTTGCCCGCGATGATTGGGCGCGGGTGGGAATGGCGATTAAGTCAGAGTTTGCAGACTCTACTGGCTTTGATTTGTTCGATGAATGGAGCCAAACGGCCGAGGGCTACGACCCCAAGGCCACGCGCTCGACCTGGCACAGCATCAAGCCGGGGGGCGGTGTTGGCATTGGCACGCTATTACACCTTGCCAAAGAAAACGGCTACAGGCTGCCCAAGTCACCCCAAGTGCCCAACGTACCAGACCCCGAAATAAGCGCTCGCTTGGCACGTGAGCGGGCAGAACGCGACCAGGCCGCCCAAGTCCAACAAAAGGCCGCCCAAGACCGCGCAGCGAGTGAGGCCGCGTTACTGTGGCAGCAGGCAGGCGAAACTGGCACCAGTGCCTATTTGACCCGCAAGGGAATTCAACCCCACGGCGTGCGCTTTGCGACTGATGATTGCGTGTTGGTTCCCCTTTGCGACGCAAGCGGTGAACTGTGGAACCTGCAACGCATTGCCCCCAGCAAGCCGGCCAACGGCGGCACCGATAAACTGTTTTTGAAGAACGGCCGCAAGTCCGGCCTTTGCCATTGGTTGGGGCTGGTGCCCGGCCTAGTTGCTACCAGTGACACCAGTCCCGCGCCTGCGGTGCTGCTGGTTGCGGAAGGCTACGCTACGGCCGCAAGTGTGTTTGAGGCCACGGGCCGCCCGGTGGCAGTTGCGTTTGATGCGGGAAATCTGGCCCATGTGGTCAAAGCCATACACCAGGCGCACCCGGCCGCGTTGATCGTCATTGCTGGCGATGATGACCAAGCCACACACGCCAAGACAGGTCATAACCCGGGCCGCGACAAAGCCACTGCGGCCGCCCGTGCAGTGGGTGGCGTGGCTGTCTTTCCTGAGGGTTTGCCCGCTGGGGCGAGTGACTTCAACGACCTGCACCAGGCGAGCGGGTTAGAGTTGGTGCGGTGCCTTGTAGAGGCCGCCATTGATGCACACCAAGCGAGCAAAGTGGCAGCCCACGCGGCGCAAACCGATAAGGCCAAGAAGCCCAGCCCAAGCAAGCGGCGCAAGGCCAGCGGGCCCGAAAGCGCCGACCCTGTCCGCATTTATGACCCGTTCACAGTGGATGAATCAGGCGTGTGGTTCACTGGGGCGGATCAAGATGGCAAAGCCAAGCCGCCTGACTGGATTTGCAGCCCTTTGAATGTTGAAGCGCACACCCGCGACCAAGACGGCAGCGGCTGGGGGTATTACGTGGCCTTTGCTGACCTGTTGAAGGTTGAAAAGCGTTGGGCCATGCCCGCCCGAATGCTTTCTGCTGACGGTGGCGAGTACCGTGCGGCGCTGCTGAATATGGGCCTTCGCATATCGACTACGCCCCGTGCTCGAAACCTTTTGACCCAGTACATACAGACCCGGGCCCCCGAAGAATTTGCCAGTTGCACCGACCGTATTGGCTGGCACGGGGTGGCCTTTGTGCTGCCTCGTGAAACCATTGGGGATGATGCCGAACGCATTGTTTTTCAAAGTGATAACGCGGTTGAAAACACGTTCAAAACCAAAGGCACCGCTGAGCAATGGCGCGACCGTGTGGGGGCCTTGTGTGTCGGTAATTCCCGCATGGTGTTCGCTGTGGCGTGTGCGTTTGCCGGACCATTGTTGCGGCCTATGGGCATGGAGTCGGGCGGGTTCCACTACCGGGGCGATTCATCCAGCGGCAAGACCACGGCCCTAAAGTTGGCGGCAAGCGTGAACGGTGGCGCGAGCTACCTGCAACGCTGGCGAGCGACTGATAACGCGCTGGAAGCCATTGCAGCCCAGCACAGCGACTGCCTACTGATCTTGGATGAGCTGGCACAGATTGACCCCAAGACGGCTGGGGAGTGTGCCTACATGTTGGCCAACGAACAGGGCAAAGCCCGCGCAACACGTACCGGCACCCCACGCACCCGGCAAGCCTGGCGACTACTGTTTTTGAGTGCTGGTGAATTGGGCCTGGCTGACCACATGGCAGAAGGGCAGAAGCGCACCCGCACCGGGCAGGAAGTCAGAATGGCAGACATTCCGGCCGATGCTGGAGCCGGGCTGGGGGCTTTTGAAAATCTGCACGGCTACGCGGGCGGTGCTGCGTTTGCGAAACACATTACCGGAGCAGCTCAAGCGGTTTACGGTGCCCCCGGCCGTGCCTGGCTTGAATGGTTGACCACTCACGCGGGCAGTATCAAGGCCACCATTCGCACCAGCTCTAACGCTTTGACTGCGCATTTGATTCCCAAAGATTCAAGCGGGCAAGTCGAACGGGTGGGCGCACGCTTTGCGCTGGTGGGTGCTGCGGGTGAAATGGCCACGGCGGCGGGCCTGACCGGCTGGCCGGTGGGCGAGAGCGAGCGGGCGGCCGCAGCTTGTTTCAATGCCTGGCTAGCTGCGCGTGGTGGCAACGGGAATGGCGAAGTCGTGGCCATGCTGCGGGCTGTCCGGCGCTTTCTTGAAACGCATGGTGAAGGCCGTTTTTCAATGTGGCACCGCAGTGCCGACGATCATGCGCCCAAGACGTTGCAACGGGCTGGCATGCGGCGCATGTTGAATGCGGAGGGGGAGCCCATCAAAACCGATGCCTCACACCAGCGTGAGTATGGTGAGCGAATGCCCGCCACGTTGGGTGAAAACGTGAGCTTTGAATATTTTATATTGGCTGAAACCTTCAGAGCTGAAGTTTGCCAAGGCTTTGACTACCAGGCGGTTTGCCGTGTTTTGTTGGATCACGGGTGCCTAGCCCCTGACGGCGGCCGCCCGTTCGACTGTAGGCCGCGTTTGCCTGGCGTGGGGCCTGCGACGTGCTACCGGATCACACCTGAGATTTTCAATCTTGAGCTGTGA
- a CDS encoding AlpA family transcriptional regulator: MNIQTNPTASNPERLLRLPEVESRVGLRKSSIYEMLGRNPPAFPRPLKLSRRAVCWPASEIDAWIQVRIKAGAQK, encoded by the coding sequence ATGAACATCCAAACAAATCCAACGGCATCCAATCCGGAACGGTTGCTAAGACTCCCTGAAGTTGAATCTCGCGTGGGGCTACGCAAGTCCAGCATTTACGAGATGCTGGGGCGCAACCCGCCTGCATTTCCCCGCCCTTTGAAGTTGTCCCGCCGGGCCGTGTGCTGGCCGGCTTCCGAGATTGACGCTTGGATTCAAGTGCGCATCAAGGCAGGAGCACAAAAATGA